TCTAAGCGAGGGCAGACGCTTTAGCGAGGGGCTTCACCAAGCGCTTGAGGCAAAAGAGGGCGTGAAAATTCAAGAAGAGAGCCAAACTCTTGCCGATACAACATATCAAAACTATTTTAGGATGTATAAAAAGCTTGCAGGTATGACTGGTACGGCTCAGACTGAGGCTACTGAGTTTTCTCAAATTTACAACCTTGAAGTTATCTCGATCCCGACAAACGTGCCAGTTAAGAGGATCGATCAAAACGACCTTATCTATAAAACTCAAAACGAGAAATTTAAAGCGGTCATCGACGAAGTCAAAAAGGCTCACGAAAAAGGTCAGCCAGTACTTGTGGGAACTGCAAGTATCGAGCGCAGTGAGGTGCTTCACGAGATGCTTAAAAAAGTTGGTATCCCACACTCTGTACTAAATGCTAAAAACCACGAAAAAGAGGCCGAGATCATCGCACAAGCTGGCGTAAAAGGCGCTGTGACTATCGCTACAAACATGGCTGGACGTGGTGTTGATATCAGGATAAATGATGAGGTGAGAGACCTTGGTGGTCTATACATCATCGGCACCGAAAGGCATGAGAGTAGAAGGATAGATAATCAGCTGCGTGGCCGTGCTGGACGTCAGGGCGACCCTGGTATGAGTAGATTTTATCTAAGTTTAGAAGACAATCTTTTAAGAATTTTTGGTAGCGACCGCATAAAAGCGATCATGGATAGGCTTGGTATCGACGAGGGCGAAAGCATCGAGAGCCGCATGGTGACAAGAGCTGTTGAAAATGCTCAAAAGAAAGTCGAGAGCTTGCACTTTGAGGCTAGAAAACACTTGCTCGAGTATGACGACGTGGCAAATGAGCAAAGAAAGACTATCTATAAATACCGCGACGAGCTACTTGATAAGAGCTACGATATGAGCGAAAAGATAGCTCAAAATAGAGTTGAATACGCTACAAATTTACTTGATACGGCTGAAATTTTCCATGGCGGCTTGAAAGATGATTATGACATTAAAAATTTATGCTCTATCATCCTTGCAGATTGTGGCGAAGAGATCGACGAGAACGAACTAAAAGGGCTAGAGTATAACGAACTAGTAGAAAAAATAGCGCAAATTTTAGAGGTTAGATATAACGAAAAGATGAGCGTGCTAAATGAAGAGCAAAGAAAAGATATAGAGAAAATTTTATACCTTCAAGTGCTTGATAATGCGTGGAGAGAGCACCTTTATCAGATGGATATCCTAAAAACTGGCATCGGCCTTAGAGGATATAACCAAAAAGATCCGCTAGTTGAATATAAAAAAGAGAGCTACAACCTCTTTATGGAGCTAGTTGGCAGACTAAAAACTGAGAGCGTTAAAACGCTTCAAATCGTTAGATTTAAGAGCCGTGAGGAGCAAGAAGAGCAAGCTAGGATGATGCTTGAAGCTAGCCAAAATGCTGAAGATGAAAATTTAAGCTACAACAACCAAGGCGAAGATGAAAATTTCACGCCAGAAAAAAAGATACCGAGAAACGCTCCATGCCCTTGCGGAAGCGGTAAAAAATATAAAGATTGCCACGGCAAAAGTGGCCCTAAAAAAGGCATATTTGCTTAAAATTTCTACTTTTAAGGCGCCAAAG
Above is a window of Campylobacter concisus DNA encoding:
- the secA gene encoding preprotein translocase subunit SecA, whose protein sequence is MISSVFRKIFGTKNDREVKKYIKRVAQINTLEPTYEKMSDDELKIKFNELKAQVVEEKVTLDQILNDVFALVREASKRVLKMRHFDVQLIGGMVLNEGRIAEMKTGEGKTLVATLPVILNAMSGKGVHVVTVNDYLAKRDAMQMGELYNFLGLSVDVILGGGYDDEVRQAAYNADITYGTNSEFGFDYLRDNMKFEAGQKVQRGHNFVIVDEVDSILIDEARTPLIISGPTNRTLDGYIRADQVAKQLTRGTPADPNVPGSKPTGDFIVDEKNRTIMITEAGISKAEKLFGVENLYNLENAVLSHHLDQALKAHNLFEKDVHYVVKDGEVVIVDEFTGRLSEGRRFSEGLHQALEAKEGVKIQEESQTLADTTYQNYFRMYKKLAGMTGTAQTEATEFSQIYNLEVISIPTNVPVKRIDQNDLIYKTQNEKFKAVIDEVKKAHEKGQPVLVGTASIERSEVLHEMLKKVGIPHSVLNAKNHEKEAEIIAQAGVKGAVTIATNMAGRGVDIRINDEVRDLGGLYIIGTERHESRRIDNQLRGRAGRQGDPGMSRFYLSLEDNLLRIFGSDRIKAIMDRLGIDEGESIESRMVTRAVENAQKKVESLHFEARKHLLEYDDVANEQRKTIYKYRDELLDKSYDMSEKIAQNRVEYATNLLDTAEIFHGGLKDDYDIKNLCSIILADCGEEIDENELKGLEYNELVEKIAQILEVRYNEKMSVLNEEQRKDIEKILYLQVLDNAWREHLYQMDILKTGIGLRGYNQKDPLVEYKKESYNLFMELVGRLKTESVKTLQIVRFKSREEQEEQARMMLEASQNAEDENLSYNNQGEDENFTPEKKIPRNAPCPCGSGKKYKDCHGKSGPKKGIFA